GTTGGCATGGCGTACCGCCAGCGCCAGGTCCAGCTCACCACGATGCACTCTGGCCACCAGCTGGGTTGAGGTTTCACAGACGATATCAGGGCGAATCTCCGGGTAATGCTGGCGCAGATAGGTCAGCGCCGGGCTGAGAAAATGCTGGGCATAATCTTCCGGCAGGCCGATGCGCAGCACATCGGCCCGTGCCTTGCTATGGGCGGCATCAATGGCTTCCCGGTGCAGTTTTAAAATCTGTTTGGCGTAGATCAGAAAGGTCTCACCTGCCGCGGTCAGTGCGACCGACCGGCTGGTGCGTTGTACCAGCGGGGTGCCCACCATTTCTTCGAGTTTTTGCAGGCGCTGGCTGACCGTCGACTGGGTTTTGTGCAGGCGTTCGGCTGCTGCCGAAAACCCTCGGCATTCAATAACCGCCACAAAAACGCGCAATAAATCCGATTCGAGGTTTTCCATTGTTAATTCCTGCTTGCATCTCCGCTTGCCGATACGGCACCCGTGTCTGCGGTAATACGTTTTTCGACCGGTAATCTCTGAAGCTGAAATGACTATTCAAATTGCGTGCCTCTTTATTTTTTGATCAGCCATTTTTTATGTATTCCTTTACTGCCAGCGGCTATCGGATTTCACGATAGATTCTATTCAATCTTGTTGTTTCTCTTTATTGCTCAATCTCCGCACACTGAATTTATCGGCAGCAGTAATTCACTCCACCGATTACTGAGCAGTATTTCCCCGTATTAGCGAGAGAGCACCATGATTACTCCGGCATTGCGTCTGGCCGACGCTGAAATAGGTGATATCACCGATCTGGTCGATACCGAGCTGTACCCGCTGCATGACTTTGACAGTGTGCGTTTGCAGGCGCTGATTGAGCATGCCCGGGCAGAGCTGGCTGAAGACGGCTGCTGTGTACTGAGCGGTTTTTTGCGCCCCGAGGCACTGGCGCAGGCGGGTGTTGAAGGGCAGCAGCTGTCACCCAAAACCTTCTACTCCCGGCGTCTGGTCAACGTCTACTTCACCGAGAATGACCCAACGCTGCCCGAACAGGACCCGCGCCGCACTTTTATGGAGCGCACCAGCGGCTTCGTCACCCGTGACATGATTCCGCCCGATGCAGTGATTCATCGCATCTACGTCTCCCCGATGATGAAGCGCTTTATCGCCGCCTGCCTCAATGAAGAGGTGATCTACGAATACGCCGACCCCTATGCCGGGCTGGTGCAGAACGTCCTGCCCACCGGCACCCAGCAGCCCTGGCACTTCGATACCAACGAATTCATCGTCAGCATGATGACGCAGAAGCCGGAGCAGGGGGGCATGTTTGAGTATTCGCCGATGATCCGCTCACGCACTGAAGAAAACCTAGATGGGGTTGGCCGTGTGGTGCGTGGTGAGGACCGCGATTCCGTCAAGATTCTGGAGCTGAACCCCGGCGACCTGCAGATCTTTAAGGGGCGTTTTTCAGTCCACCGCGTGACTCAGGTGGCTGGCAGCCGCGAACGTCACACCGCCATTTTTGCCTACTCCGAGCAGCCCGGCATTATCGGCCGCGCCGAGCGTACCCGTCAGCTCTATGGCCGCCTGTCAGAAGCGCATCTGGAAGCCGAAGCCCGCAAGGTGCGCAGTGATGCCCTGCTGGACTGACTGAACACCTTCGCACCAACACATACCCAGAAACATCAGTGAGCACAGAACCATGACCATGATTGGCCCCAACCGTAATCCAGCGGATTGCGACCCGACTGAAGCGGAAGTGCAGCAGATACAGCTCGACCGCCTGCAGTGCGTACGCAATGAGCTGAAAAAGCGTGACTATGCTGCCTGCGTGCTGTTTGACCCGACTCACATGCGCTACGCCACCGGATCACGCAATATGCAGGTGTATTCGGCGCGTAACCCGGCGCGTTATGTGTTTGTACCGGCAGAAGGCCCGGTGGTGGTGTTTGAGTTTGGTGGCTGTCTGCATCTGGCGGAAAAGCTCAATACCGTCGATGAAGTCAGACCGGCCAAGGCAATCTCTTACTACTTCTGCGAAAGCTTCCTCGGTAACGTGACCGCAGACTGGGCGGCAGAAATTGATGAGCTGGTCGCCCGTTGTTACGGCGAAGGCCGCGGTGGCAAACGCATTGCTATTGAAAGTGCCACCTCGGCAGCTGCCTTTGAACTGCAGAAGCTCGGCTATCAGGTATTCGATGCGCAGGAGCCGCTGGAGCAGGCACGCTGCATCAAGGTGCCCAATGAACTGAAAATGATCCGCTCCAGCCTGCGTGCCACTGAGGCCGGGGTGCGGCTGATGGAAAGCAAGATTGTGCCCGGTATCAGCGAGAACGAGCTGTGGTCGCACCTTCACCAGCACGTCATCGCGACCGACGGCGATTACGTGGAAACCCGGTTGCTGTCATCCGGCCCGCGTACCAATCCGTGGTTTCAGGAGTGCAGCACCCGTCCTATTGAAGCCGGTGATCTGGTGGCGCTGGATACGGATGTGGTGGGGCGCTTTGGCTACTACGCCGACTTTTCCCGCACCTTCCTCTGTGGCGATCAGCCTGCGACGGCCAGGCAGAAGGAGCTGTACAAACTGGCCTATGAACAGGTGATGACCAACGTTGAGCTGCTCAAGGCGGGTCGCAGCTTCAAGGAATACGCCGAACTGGCCTGGCGCATCCCCGATGGTTACAAGGGCAACCGCTATTTCGCGCTGGTACACGGTGTCGGCATGACCGGTGAATACCCCTACGTGGTGCATCGTGAAGATATCGACGACAAGGGTTACGACGGTCTGTTCCTACCCGGCATGACCATCTGTGTCGAGAGCTATATCGGCCACGAAGATGGCGGTGAGGGCGTGAAGCTGGAGGAGCAGATCTATATCGGTGATGACTATATCGAACTGCTGTCTGACTACCCGTTCGATCCACGACTGATGGGGAGGTAAGGGTGAGGGAGTATCGATGTTGCAGCAATGCGGTTCAGGGCGTGATGGCCGCACCCTGAACTAAGCATGAAGCGCGCAATGCTTGTGATGGAGCACGGCGCGTGATGTCCGACAGCGGCATTCTGCTGACTGTCTGTTCTGTTTTCTGTTCCGATTTCGTGTGTGCCCCTCCGATGAGGGGCTTTTTTCGTTGGTACGCAGTGCCTGTTTCCTGCATACCCCTTCAGCGTGGCCAGTGTGTCCTGCTCATTCCGTGAGTCTCTCCACCAATCCTCACCA
This genomic interval from Pokkaliibacter sp. MBI-7 contains the following:
- a CDS encoding LysR family transcriptional regulator; protein product: MENLESDLLRVFVAVIECRGFSAAAERLHKTQSTVSQRLQKLEEMVGTPLVQRTSRSVALTAAGETFLIYAKQILKLHREAIDAAHSKARADVLRIGLPEDYAQHFLSPALTYLRQHYPEIRPDIVCETSTQLVARVHRGELDLALAVRHANTVQGEYLCDEPLVWVASPLLQLQADKPIPLAVYPEGCIFRAHGIAALTAAGRGWQVVYTSQSPGGIGIAIDAGEAVGITSLRLLPRHWRVLTEADGFPPLQAAELMFYYSPGLASPYVQPFASQLADALVMKQAPLCA
- a CDS encoding Xaa-Pro peptidase family protein, translating into MTMIGPNRNPADCDPTEAEVQQIQLDRLQCVRNELKKRDYAACVLFDPTHMRYATGSRNMQVYSARNPARYVFVPAEGPVVVFEFGGCLHLAEKLNTVDEVRPAKAISYYFCESFLGNVTADWAAEIDELVARCYGEGRGGKRIAIESATSAAAFELQKLGYQVFDAQEPLEQARCIKVPNELKMIRSSLRATEAGVRLMESKIVPGISENELWSHLHQHVIATDGDYVETRLLSSGPRTNPWFQECSTRPIEAGDLVALDTDVVGRFGYYADFSRTFLCGDQPATARQKELYKLAYEQVMTNVELLKAGRSFKEYAELAWRIPDGYKGNRYFALVHGVGMTGEYPYVVHREDIDDKGYDGLFLPGMTICVESYIGHEDGGEGVKLEEQIYIGDDYIELLSDYPFDPRLMGR